Sequence from the Ascaphus truei isolate aAscTru1 chromosome 3, aAscTru1.hap1, whole genome shotgun sequence genome:
cacacacagcactggcagtgccagcctctccctcacacacacacagcgcgggcagtgccagcctctccctcacacacagcgcgggcagtgccagcctctccctcacacacagcgcgggcagtgccagcctctccctcacacacacagcgcgggcagtgccaacctctccctcacacacacacagcgcgggcagtgccagcctctccctcacacacacacacacacacgggcagtgccagcctctccctcacacacagcgcgggcagtgccagcctctccctcacacacagcgctggcagtgccagcctctccctcacacacacagcgctggcagtgccagcctctccctcacacacacagcgcgggcagtgccagcctctccctcacacacacagcgcgggcagtgccaacctctccctcacacacacagcgcgggcagtgccagcctctccctcacacacacacacgggcagtgccagcctctccctcacacacagcgcgggcagtgccagcctctccctcacacacagcgctggcagtgccagcctctccctcacacacacacagcgcgggcagtgccagcctctccctcacacacacagcgcgggcagtgccagcctctccctcacacacagcgcgggcagtgccagcctctccctcaaacacacagcgcgggcagtgccagcctctccctcacacacacagcactggcagtgccagcctctccctcacacacacagcgcgggcagtgccagcctctccctcacacacacagcgcgggcagtgccagcctctcccttacacagcgcgggcagtgccagcctcacacacacagcgctggcagtgccagcctctccctcacacacacacagcgcgggcagtgccagcctctccctcacacacacagcacgggcagtgccagcctctccctcacacacagcgcgggcagtgccagcctctccctcacacacacagcgctggcagtgccagcctctccctcacacacacacagcgcgggcagtgccagcctctccctcacacacacagcacgggcagtgccagcctctccctcacacacacagcacgggcagtgccagcctctccctcacacacagcgcgggcagtgccagcctctccctcacacacacagcgcgggcagtgccagcctctccctcacacacacagcgccggcagtgccagcctctccctcacacacacagcacgggcagtgccagcctctccctcacacacacacagcgcgggcagtgccagcctctccctcacacacacagcgcgggcagtgccagcctctccctcacacacagcgcgggcagtgccagcctgtccctcacacacagcgcgggcagtgccagcctctccctcacacacacagcgcgggcagtgccagcctctccctcacacacacagcgcgggcagtgccagcctctccctcacacacacagcactggcagtgccagcctctccctcacacacagcgcgggcagtgccagcctgtccctcacacacagcgcgggcagtgccagcctctccctcacacacacacacgggcagtgccagcctctccctcacacacacagcgcgggcagtgccagcctctccctcacacacacagcgcgggcagtgccagcctctccctcacacacacacagcgctggcagtgccagcctctccctcacacacacacacacagcgcgggcagtgccagcctctccctcacagcactggcagtgccagcctctccctcacacacacacagcgctggcagtgccagcctctccctcacacacagcgcgggcagtgccagcctctccctcacacacacagcgctggcagtgccagcctctccctcacacacacagcgcgggcagtgccagcctctccctcacacacacagcgcgggcagtgccagcctctccctctcacacacacagcgcgggcagtgccagcctctccctcacacacacagcgccggcagtgccagcctctccctcacacacacagcgcgggcagtgccagcctctccctcacacacacagcgctggcagtgccagcctctccctcacacacacacacacacacacacacacacacgggcagtgccagcctctccctcacacacacagcactggcagtgccagcctctccctcacacacacagcgcgggcagtgccagcctctccctcacacacacagcgcgggcagtgccagcctctccctcacacacacagcgccggcagtgccagcctctccctcacacacacagcgccggcagtgccagcctctccctcacacacagcgcgggcagtgccagcctctccctcacacacacagcactggcagtgccagcctctccctcacacacacacagcgcgggcagtgccagcctctccctcacacacagcacgggcagtgccagcctctccctgacacacagcactggcagtgccagcctctccctcacacacacacagcgcgggcagtgccagcctctccctcacacacacagcgccggcagtgccagcctctccctcacacacacacagcgcgggcagtgccagcctctccctcacacacacagcgccggcagtgccagcctctccctcacacacacagcgccggcagtgccagcctctccctcacacacagcgcgggcagtgccagcctctccctcacacacacagcactggcagtgccagcctctccctcacacacagcgcgggcagtgccagcctctcccacacacacacacagcgctggcagtgccaacctctccctcacacacacagcgcgggcagtgccagcctctccctcacacacagcgcgggcagtgccagcctctccctcacacacagcacgggcagtgccagcctctccctgacacacagcactggcagtgccagcctctccctcacacacacacagcgcgggcagtgccagcctctccctcacacacacagcacgggcagtgccagcctctccctcacacacagcgcgggcagtgccagtctgtccctcacacacagcgcgggcagtgccagcctctccgtcacacacagcactgacagtgccagcctctccctcacacacacacagcgcgggcagtgccagcctctccctcacacacacagcacgggcagtgccagcctctccctcacacacagcgcgggcagtgccagcctctccctcacacacacagcgctggcagtgccagcctctccctcacacacacacagcgcgggcagtgccagcctctccctcacacacacagcacgggcagtgccagcctctccctcacacacagcgcgggcagtgccagcctctccctcacacacacagcgccggcagtgccagcctctccctcacacacacagcacgggcagtgccagcctctccctcacacacacacagcgcgggcagtgccagcctctccctcacacacacagcgcgggcagtgccagcctctccctcacacacagcgcgggcagtgccagcctctccctcacacacacagcgcgggcagtgccagcctctccctcacacacagcgcgggcagtgccagcctctccctcacacacacagcgcgggcagtgccagcctctccctcacacacacagcgcgggcagtgccagcctctccctcacacacacagcactggcagtgccagcctctccctcacacacagcgcgggcagtgccagcctgtccctcacacacagcgcgggcagtgccagcctctccctcacacacagcacgggcagtgccagcctctccctcacacacagcacgggcagtgccagcctctccctcacacacagcgcgggcagtgccagcctctccctcacacacacacacgggcagtgccagcctctccctcacacacacagcgcgggcagtgccagcctctccctcacacacacagcgcgggcagtgccagcctctccctcacacacacagcgcgggcagtgccagcctgtccctcacacacagcgctggcagtgccagcctctccctcacacacacagcgcgggcagtgccagcctctccctcacacacacacacacacacacacacacacacgggcagtgccagcctctccctcacacacacagcactggcagtgccagcctctccctcacacacacagcgcgggcagtgccagcctctccctcacacacacagcgcgggcagtgccagcctctccctcacacacacagcgccggcagtgccagcctctccctcacacacacagcgccggcagtgccagcctctccctcacacacagcgcgggcagtgccagcctctccctcacacacacagcactggcagtgccagcctctccctcacacacacacagcgcgggcagtgccagcctctccctcacacacagcacgggcagtgccagcctctccctgacacacagcactggcagtgccagcctctccctcacacacacacagcgcgggcagtgccagcctctccctcacacacacagcgccggcagtgccagcctctccctcacacacacacagcgcgggcagtgccagcctctccctcacacacacagcgccggcagtgccagcctctccctcacacacacagcgccggcagtgccagcctctccctcacacacagcgcgggcagtgccagcctctccctcacacacacagcactggcagtgccagcctctccctcacacacagcgcgggcagtgccagcctctcccacacacacacagcgctggcagtgccaacctctccctcacacacacagcgcgggcagtgccagcctctccctcacacacagcgcgggcagtgccagcctctccctcacacacagcacgggcagtgccagcctctccctgacacacagcactggcagtgccagcctctccctcacacacacacagcgcgggcagtgccagcctctccctcacacacacagcacgggcagtgccagcctctccctcacacacagcgcgggcagtgccagcctgtccctcacacacagcgcgggcagtgccagcctctccgtcacacacagcactgacagtgccagcctctccctcacacacacacagcgcgggcagtgccagcctctccctcacacacacagcacgggcagtgccagcctctccctcacacacagcgcgggcagtgccagcctctccctcacacacacagcgctggcagtgccagcctctccctcacacacacacagcgcgggcagtgccagcctctccctcacacacagcgcgggcagtgccagcctgtccctcacacacagcgcgggcagtgccagcctctccctcacacacacacacgggcagtgccagcctctccctcacacacacagcgcgggcagtgccagcctctccctcacacacacagcgcgggcagtgccagcctgtccctcacacacagcgctggcagtgccagcctctccctcacacacacacgggcagtgccagcctctccctcacacacacagcgcgggcagtgccagcctgtccctcacacacacagggtttaTATACCCACCTGGTGTTAGCGTGTCCTGCAGTGTCCGGATGGCAGCCAGACAGGTCCCCTCACCACACAGTGACAGAGCTGGCAGCGCTGTGGCTCGCGCAGGACCTGGGCAGCACGCGTGGTACAGCTGTGAGAAGAAGGCCGGCCAGAGGCTGGCGCAGTACAGAGTGTAGAGTGAGGGTACAGCCTGTGACCTGTGCGGGGTGGGCTCCGCCAGCTCAGCGGGTCTGCTCAGAACATGATGCCACAGAGACGGGTCAGAGGAAACCAGCGTCTGCAGCAACGCCAtcatctctctgccgtcctcCCGCACAACCGTCTCCAGGGCGTCAAAGGGGCCCTCACCCCCCGACCTGGGCATGTACAGAGATGCTGTGCCAAGGTGCTGAGAGCTGAACACGGGCAACACGTCTGCGTCCCACTGCCCCCTGCGCTGGCACCCTCTGCTCATCGCTTCCTCCAGCCCGCGCAAAGCCTGGCAGAACATGCTGGCACAGACGCGCCCTCTCTCCTCTGCCAGCACGCCCAGCACTAAGGCCATAGGTAATGTCTGgggctctccccctctctttgcccTCTGTGCCCGCTCCTCCACCACCTGGTTGTAGATGGTCAGGGCGTGGGAGATGTCTCCGGTGAGCTCCCACGGGGAGCGTGCCACGCTGCGGAGCACAGACAGGATGCACTGCTGTGTTAGGAGCAGGGCCTGTAGAGAGAGTAGTGCCAGCGCCCTGTGCATGTGGCCAGCAGCCTCCTGTAGAGCGGGCGAGGTCGGGTGCAGCCACCTGTCCCCGCGGAGCCTCTGCTGCAGACCCACGCAGTGCCAGCTCTGCTCACGcagctgcacacacagtgacctcAGCTCCGCCGACCCCGGGGACCCCCGCTCCAACCAGCTGCGCAGGCGCTCAGCCAAGTCCGACGCACTCTTCACTCGCAGGGAGAAGTCCCGTGTCAGGGTCAGGAGGTGGCGCTGGCGGGTGAGGAGAAGCAGGCGGGCGCAGTGCCTCCCGGGGCCGCCAGATGGCTCAGCAAAGGGAACATTCCTCTGTGCCAGGCCCAGCAACACCTGCTCCAGCTGAGTATAAGCATCCGCAGGGAGCCGGGGGGTGGCACAGTGTGACGGAGACTCTGCAGGGAGCCGGGGGGTGACACAGTGTGACGGAGACTCTGCAGGGAGCCGGGGGGTGACACGGTGTGACGGAGACTTTGCAGGGAGCCGCGGGGTGACACAGTGTGACGGAGACTCTGCAGGGAGCCGCGGGGTGACACGGTGTGACAGACACTCTGGCAAGCTGTCACTGTCATGATACATCCCAGATCCAGGTCTCTGCAGCAGCGCTGGGACAGGGGACAGAGGCCGACCCTACCGGGAGGAAAACCTCATCAGCCCCAGTGTGAGATCCTACAAAGTGAGGAACAACACGTACATGATAGTTATAGTGGGggagtccctgtaatagaggagggataggtacaggacagttatagggggagggcccctgtaatagaggagagataggtacaggacagttatagggggaggggtccctgtaatagaggagagataggtacaggacagttat
This genomic interval carries:
- the LOC142490685 gene encoding coiled-coil domain-containing protein 142-like; its protein translation is MYHDSDSLPECLSHRVTPRLPAESPSHCVTPRLPAKSPSHRVTPRLPAESPSHCVTPRLPAESPSHCATPRLPADAYTQLEQVLLGLAQRNVPFAEPSGGPGRHCARLLLLTRQRHLLTLTRDFSLRVKSASDLAERLRSWLERGSPGSAELRSLCVQLREQSWHCVGLQQRLRGDRWLHPTSPALQEAAGHMHRALALLSLQALLLTQQCILSVLRSVARSPWELTGDISHALTIYNQVVEERAQRAKRGGEPQTLPMALVLGVLAEERGRVCASMFCQALRGLEEAMSRGCQRRGQWDADVLPVFSSQHLGTASLYMPRSGGEGPFDALETVVREDGREMMALLQTLVSSDPSLWHHVLSRPAELAEPTPHRSQAVPSLYTLYCASLWPAFFSQLYHACCPGPARATALPALSLCGEGTCLAAIRTLQDTLTPAGVPEMCRSEGRSLCARLISTRVFIAWDQGFCKALSSELTDKCVPPTSGPAQSRTAGILADLCQQLSVLLQCVCNETWPGSLGSLCALDIGRGTATLGEQRWGRKDAGGGKDAGGGKDAGGGKNDI